A part of Vespa crabro chromosome 20, iyVesCrab1.2, whole genome shotgun sequence genomic DNA contains:
- the LOC124431280 gene encoding kinetochore-associated protein 1 isoform X1 encodes MVFEGFEKNEELFTVAVIPDNSNIILIGKNTCFVWPSKNSCNLSALPYGYKKVQIFKNLNAMLCLHTDKSMSIVCTRTLIGKMVYKEPIIDFMIINDESNNHSEILFLLENGNNDMFTLRLVSFPEFEQKFQINVPTTTNLVDTLNSSIGSILFIEGITKSTNINTIRIKSIIESAPNFRLERLLKRRQFKDAEMFAKKFNLSLESIHISKAILFTEQLSPWAKETSDLINLDILINTLNEINDLKFVINCCTNVIMFDYKQMKKLLLYARQRIIDNSKDNMNMIQNEQLNLLRSINTAIHKLETFEILYETLVANEYTADQTLNEWIRFSRADLLEECKIRLDMGELEAAALIWSRHLPDIEKNLSIETVQDILKTISDKISLTVLWPWLSNFVPSILSLLPEVINDIITWGCKKIKSLENFQSELWPQIGIDFATKFLTLLKFDKNSPLYFYKENINDSSTFKLFMNIIQALHDLKQLKIDHRIKISINSYIGEPIDVIYLLLNKIPIEGIHELVEKFLKQYILNHSLENDLVFSSYIQKLIYNSKDWWSWEEAPWERRIAIIIMFIHNIQNRLKLTLEILKKASIPWSSTISQLAEMSIKFEHPLSTKIKIERDYIPIKFILKKYGYTNTGINDKLIFFIIKQNRKEMLNDLYELTKNNLLLRKKAFSSCINYYLTRGNFEITFQVLNNLEDDIALYCYERIVNYIVSSFTLKDIPKSIEYYFECLSWINTKLQDMLTKSKIQQYYYNGIVNRINAVKNLYQIKKEFNVIIPLDKLYIGKNEILQICITNLSRELKAQSLSTLTAYKKAVKLANILKLPRLKIISILLQDTKNLDILKHLTGFEKSDIDIMANECKYVKDICILTLHDAKLNAETANIIKNLCASALNCCDRGEIECILKCYTSAELYSKSLDKHYTSPIDVSSKEIHKSQWKLYTIYKDFAISLDPSLLTVIEDVLSLVIAYADFKTMSFQEKTIKKDWIEEQKTIEKLLNNLLKKINEISLVHNEYAVFKIVKTLYFSFCFSLTTKQNILNEIQSLLSHIIKSLLKRVINAPKFDLQLGLSCLFMLSDQEASKWLSTTSKSLQTDYSRHATISILGYEYFYLQKNQSLLESFKWYKMLHYWAQRLSAYSITYKEIFISDNTEKRQILTRLMNYNNNKIIPLLQDFCECFGFDIDDCLILYLQVLLNTWNPTFTISFCNGKKELQIAQDEINKLRTKCTVVIKKIVDKSTLKQCARNMLSEINFYHYEAFIILMDLIGIGTSETRNYFCFLQNYTRYGQPTLIEQEEWMRLNPEYKSLPAIAEYRIPFLPKIDIWKLITSELNLKTYEKWLTIASIIKLEPHIICSVAIKEEVIQEWGPLNSKRTTEWSLHPKNNIFLENVLKCIERMGPNALYYATAALYYVVNYTPPGADRVAAIQQCFTYAETAVQQSTSFEEDLLEKIRFKYLRFTAEHILRTHGLGKDTYISLISYPSELIKTLYMDDSIPLRYKSAIDLRPDINSAVDALGRLFNLNLVKLRFQLLQEWLHTDSEQIKFDQSFTDVLSNLTRSDISTVSDNNLCRACYMLQHGDVNLSVHLLIDIGFGESNENDYSYEMRYRALDVLQSIIDPTTLQQLTKREIITVRQYTKTLKYLSKLEALGLGYNIITFETSSKNELVQMLLNTQYYSRQALILIIEICTDYDINDYNIWDKCLTQMATLLMINELMEILPRIRNMSIVTTCKGYKLAWQVVIAEPFSKMDITPSLEQIDTCIMAFCLLYSCPITYELKFNDILNYCFQCQQPHLAIAFLPYLDIVDKKYVFDRIQSFSNIQDIIDNLKDLSSKGILGIPYCITILKQNVKKAEFK; translated from the exons aTGGTATTTGaaggatttgaaaaaaatgag gAATTGTTTACCGTAGCTGTAATACCAgataattcaaatataattcTCATAGGGAAAAATACTTGTTTTGTTTGGCCAAGTAAAAATTCCTGTAATCTAAGTGCTTTGCCATATGGTTATAAAAAAgttcaaatttttaaaaatcttaa tgCAATGTTATGTTTACATACAGATAAATCTATGAGTATAGTATGTACTAGAACATTAATTGGTAAAATGGTTTACAAGGAACCaattatagattttatgataattaatgatgaAAGCAATAATCATtctgaaattttatttctattagaaaatggaaataatgatATGTTTACTTTACGTTTGGTTTCTTTTCCTG aATTTGagcaaaaatttcaaataaatgtaCCTACAACTACGAATTTGGTAGATACTTTAAATTCGTCCATTGGATCGATATTATTCATAGAAGGGATTACCAAGAgcacaaatataaatacaattagaataaaaagtataatagaaAGTGCTCCAAATTTTCGCTtagaaagattattaaaaagaagacaatTTAAAGATGCAGAAATGTTTGCAAAAAAATTCAATCTATCTTTGGAAAGTATTCACATATCAAAGGCAATATTATTCACCGAACAGCTTAGTCCTTGGGCTAAAGAAACAtcagatttaattaatttagatattttaataaacacattaaatgaaataaatgatttgaaatttgtaattaattgttGTACAAATGTTATTATGTTTGATTATAAGCAGatgaaaaaattacttttatatgcAAGACAaagaattattgataatagtaAG GATAATATGAACATGATACAAAATGAACAATTAAATCTTCTTAGATCTATAAATACTGCCATTCATAAATTAGAAACTTTTGAAATACTTTATGAAACTTTAGTGGCTAATGAATATACAGCTGATCAAACTTTAAATGAATGGATACGATTTTCACGAGCTGATTTATTAGAAGAATGTAAAATTCGTTTGGATATG GGAGAACTCGAAGCAGCTGCTTTGATCTGGTCTAGACATTTACCggacatagaaaaaaatttatcaattgaaACTGTacaagatattttaaaaactATATCGGATAAAATTTCTCTAACAGTTCTATGGCCATGGTTATCAAATTTTGTACCAtccatattatctttattacctgaggtgataaatgatattattacttggggttgtaaaaaaataaaatctttggaaaattttcaatcCGAATTATGGCCACAAATAGGGATTGACTTTGCTACgaaatttttaactttgttaaaatttgataaaaattcaccattatatttttataaagaaaatatcaatgatagttcaacgtttaaattatttatgaatataattcaAGCCTTACACGATTTAAAACAATTGAAAATTGATCATAG GATAAAGATATCTATTAATTCTTACATCGGTGAACCAATAgatgtaatatatttgttattgaataaaataccTATTGAAGGTATTCACGAATTggtagaaaaatttttgaaacaaTATATACTTAATCATTCTTTAGAAAATGATCTCGTCTTTTCATCATACATtcaa aaacttatatataattcgaaaGATTGGTGGTCATGGGAAGAAGCTCCATGGGAGAGAagaatcgctattattatcatgtttatacataatatacag AATCGACTTAAGCTAACTctagaaatattaaagaaagcaTCTATTCCATGGAGTTCAACTATATCTCAGTTAGCAGAAATGAGTATAAAATTTGAACATCCTTTAtctacaaaaattaaaattgaacgtgattatataccaataaaatttatactgAAGAAATATGGCTACACAAACACTGGCATAAATGAT aaattaatattttttatcattaaacaaAATCGTAAAGAAATGTTAAATGATCTATACGAATTAACTaagaacaatttattattaagaaaaaaagcattttcttcttgcattaattattatttgacgCGAGG AAATTTTGAGATAACATTTCAAGTATTAAACAATTTGGAAGATGACATTGCCCTTTATTGCTATGAAcgaattgttaattatattgtttctAGTTTTACCTTAaag gaTATTCCTAAAtctattgaatattatttcgaatgcTTAAGTTGGATTAACACAAAATTACAAGATATGTTAACAAAATCTAAAATTcaacaatattattacaatggcattgtaaatagaattaatgctgttaaaaatttatatcaaattaagaaagaattcaatgttattattccacttgataaattatatattggaaagaatgaaatattacaGATTTGTATTACAAATTTGAGCCGTG agTTAAAGGCACAATCTTTATCTACTTTAACTGCATATAAAAAAGCTGTTAAACTTGCAAATATTCTAAAATTACCAAGATTAAAGATTATCTCTATATTATTACAAGATACAAAAAATCTTGAcatattaaaacatttaacAGG atttgAAAAATCTGATATTGACATAATGGCAAATGAGTGTAAATACGtgaaagatatatgtatattaacttTACACGATGCAAAATTAAATGCGGAAACtgcaaatattatcaaaaatttatgCGCGTCTGCATTAAACTGTTGTGATAGAG gTGAAATAGAATGTATACTCAAGTGTTATACTTCAGCAGAATTATATTCTAAATCTTTAGATAAACATTACACAAGTCCAATAGACGTAAGTTCTAAAGAAATCCATAAATCACAATggaaattatatacaatatataaagattttgCCATATCGTTGGATCCATCATTGTTGACCGTAATAGAAGATGTATTATCTCTTGTTATTGCATATGCAGATTTCAAAACTATGT CGTtccaagaaaaaacaattaaaaaagattggATAGAAGAGCAg aaaacaatagaaaaattgttgaataatctacttaagaaaataaatgaaattagcCTTGTACATAATGAGTATGCAgtatttaaaattgttaaaacaTTATACTtcagtttttgtttttcattaacgacaaaacaaaatatattaaatgaaatacaatCATTGTTATCACACATTATAAAAAGCTTATTGAAAAGAGTGATTAATGCTCCAAAATTTGATTTACAACTTGGTTTGTCCTGTCTTTTTATGTTATCCGATCAAGAAGCATCTAAATGGCTATCTACAACATCTAAAtc ATTACAAACAGATTACTCAAGACATGCTACGATTTCAATATTAGGTtacgaatatttttacttacaaAAAAATCAATCACTTCTGGAATCATTTAAATGGTATAAAATGTTACATTATTGGGCACAGAGATTGTCCGCTTATTCAATAACGTACAAAG agATTTTTATCAGTGATAATACAGAGAAAAGACAAATATTAACACGTTTAatgaattacaataataacaagattattcCATTGCTACAAGATTTCTGTGAATGTTTTGGATTTGATATAGACGATTGTTTGATACTTTAtttacaagtattattaaatacttgGAATCCTacatttacaatttctttttgtaatggGAAAAAGG AATTGCAAATTGCCCAAGACGAGATAAACAAATTAAGAACAAAATGTACTGTTGTGATCAAAAAAATTGTAGACAAGAGTACATTAAAGCAATGTGCTCGAAATATGTTGTCAGAA attaatttctatcattacgaagcatttattattttaatggatCTGATAGGAATAGGAACAAGTGAaacaagaaattatttttgttttttgcaaAATTATACGCGATATgg acAACCTACATTAATAGAACAAGAAGAATGGATGCGTCTCAATCCAGAATATAAATCATTACCTGCTATTGCAGAATATAGAATTCCTTTTTTACCAAAAATTGACATCTGGAAACTCATAA CATCtgaattaaatttgaaaacttATGAAAAATGGTTAACCATTGCATCTATTATCAAATTAGAACCACATATAATATGTTCTGTAGCTATAAAGGAGGAAGTTATACAAGAGTGGGGACCATTGAATAGCAAAAGAACTACAGAATGGTCACTTCATCCTAAGAACAATATCTTCCTTGAAAATGTATTGAAATGTATAGAACGAATGGGACCAAATGCATTATATTATGCAACTGCTGCACTATACTATGTTGTAAATTATACACCACCTG gtGCAGATCGAGTTGCCGCAATACAACAATGTTTTACATATGCGGAAACAGCAGTTCAACAATCTACAAGCTTCGAAGAAGATTTGTTAGAA aaaatacgatttaaatatttaagatttaCAGCTGAACATATTTTGCGAACACATGGTTTAGGAAAAGATACTTATATCTCATTGATTTCATATCCatctgaattaattaaaacattatatatggATGATAGTATACCATTAAGATATAAAAGTGCCATTGATCTTAGACCTGATATTAATTCGGCTGTTGATGCTTTAGGTCGTCTCTTTAATTTGAATTTAGTTAAATTGCGTTTTCAATTACTTCAAGAATGGTTACATACAGATTCTGAACAGATTAAATTCGATCAAAGTTTTACAGATGTACTTTCTAATTTGACACGTTCAGACATCAGTACAGTTTCTGATAATAATCTATGCAG agCTTGTTATATGCTTCAGCATGGAGATGTAAATTTATCAGTTCATCTTCTAATAGACATAGGTTTTGGTGAAAGtaatgaaaacgattataGCTATGAAATGCGATATAGAGCATTAGACGTTCTGCAATCTATTATAGATCCTACAACTTTACAGCAGCTAACTAAACGAGAAATAATTACTGTTAg GCAATATACAaaaactttaaaatatttaagtaaATTGGAAGCTTTAGGATTgggatataatataattacatttgaaACGAGTTCTAAAAATGAACTTGTACAAATGTTATTGAATACTCAATATTATTCACGACAagctttaattttaattattgaaatttgtacggattacgatataaatgattataacatTTGGGACAAATGTCTGACACAAATGGCTACATTACTTATG ATAAACGAATTAATGGAAATTTTACCACGGATACGTAATATGAGTATTGTTACAACATGCAAAGGATATAAATTAGCTTGGCAAGTTGTTATAGCTGAACCATTTAGTAAAATGGATATAACACCATCATTGGAACAAATAGATACTTGTATAATGGCCTTCTGTCTTTTATATTCGTGTCCTATTACATacgaattaaaattcaatgatattttaaattattgttttcaatGTCAACAGCCACATTTAGCAATTGCATTCTTACCATATTTAgatattgttgataaaaaGTATGTTTTCGATCGTATCCaatctttttcaaatattcaagatattatcgataatttgaaAGATTTATCATCAAAAGGGATACTTGGAATTCCATAT tgtattacaatattaaaacaaaatgtaaagaaagcagaatttaaataa
- the LOC124431280 gene encoding kinetochore-associated protein 1 isoform X2 produces MVIKKFKFLKILKFEQKFQINVPTTTNLVDTLNSSIGSILFIEGITKSTNINTIRIKSIIESAPNFRLERLLKRRQFKDAEMFAKKFNLSLESIHISKAILFTEQLSPWAKETSDLINLDILINTLNEINDLKFVINCCTNVIMFDYKQMKKLLLYARQRIIDNSKDNMNMIQNEQLNLLRSINTAIHKLETFEILYETLVANEYTADQTLNEWIRFSRADLLEECKIRLDMGELEAAALIWSRHLPDIEKNLSIETVQDILKTISDKISLTVLWPWLSNFVPSILSLLPEVINDIITWGCKKIKSLENFQSELWPQIGIDFATKFLTLLKFDKNSPLYFYKENINDSSTFKLFMNIIQALHDLKQLKIDHRIKISINSYIGEPIDVIYLLLNKIPIEGIHELVEKFLKQYILNHSLENDLVFSSYIQKLIYNSKDWWSWEEAPWERRIAIIIMFIHNIQNRLKLTLEILKKASIPWSSTISQLAEMSIKFEHPLSTKIKIERDYIPIKFILKKYGYTNTGINDKLIFFIIKQNRKEMLNDLYELTKNNLLLRKKAFSSCINYYLTRGNFEITFQVLNNLEDDIALYCYERIVNYIVSSFTLKDIPKSIEYYFECLSWINTKLQDMLTKSKIQQYYYNGIVNRINAVKNLYQIKKEFNVIIPLDKLYIGKNEILQICITNLSRELKAQSLSTLTAYKKAVKLANILKLPRLKIISILLQDTKNLDILKHLTGFEKSDIDIMANECKYVKDICILTLHDAKLNAETANIIKNLCASALNCCDRGEIECILKCYTSAELYSKSLDKHYTSPIDVSSKEIHKSQWKLYTIYKDFAISLDPSLLTVIEDVLSLVIAYADFKTMSFQEKTIKKDWIEEQKTIEKLLNNLLKKINEISLVHNEYAVFKIVKTLYFSFCFSLTTKQNILNEIQSLLSHIIKSLLKRVINAPKFDLQLGLSCLFMLSDQEASKWLSTTSKSLQTDYSRHATISILGYEYFYLQKNQSLLESFKWYKMLHYWAQRLSAYSITYKEIFISDNTEKRQILTRLMNYNNNKIIPLLQDFCECFGFDIDDCLILYLQVLLNTWNPTFTISFCNGKKELQIAQDEINKLRTKCTVVIKKIVDKSTLKQCARNMLSEINFYHYEAFIILMDLIGIGTSETRNYFCFLQNYTRYGQPTLIEQEEWMRLNPEYKSLPAIAEYRIPFLPKIDIWKLITSELNLKTYEKWLTIASIIKLEPHIICSVAIKEEVIQEWGPLNSKRTTEWSLHPKNNIFLENVLKCIERMGPNALYYATAALYYVVNYTPPGADRVAAIQQCFTYAETAVQQSTSFEEDLLEKIRFKYLRFTAEHILRTHGLGKDTYISLISYPSELIKTLYMDDSIPLRYKSAIDLRPDINSAVDALGRLFNLNLVKLRFQLLQEWLHTDSEQIKFDQSFTDVLSNLTRSDISTVSDNNLCRACYMLQHGDVNLSVHLLIDIGFGESNENDYSYEMRYRALDVLQSIIDPTTLQQLTKREIITVRQYTKTLKYLSKLEALGLGYNIITFETSSKNELVQMLLNTQYYSRQALILIIEICTDYDINDYNIWDKCLTQMATLLMINELMEILPRIRNMSIVTTCKGYKLAWQVVIAEPFSKMDITPSLEQIDTCIMAFCLLYSCPITYELKFNDILNYCFQCQQPHLAIAFLPYLDIVDKKYVFDRIQSFSNIQDIIDNLKDLSSKGILGIPYCITILKQNVKKAEFK; encoded by the exons ATGGTTATAAAAAAgttcaaatttttaaaaatcttaa aATTTGagcaaaaatttcaaataaatgtaCCTACAACTACGAATTTGGTAGATACTTTAAATTCGTCCATTGGATCGATATTATTCATAGAAGGGATTACCAAGAgcacaaatataaatacaattagaataaaaagtataatagaaAGTGCTCCAAATTTTCGCTtagaaagattattaaaaagaagacaatTTAAAGATGCAGAAATGTTTGCAAAAAAATTCAATCTATCTTTGGAAAGTATTCACATATCAAAGGCAATATTATTCACCGAACAGCTTAGTCCTTGGGCTAAAGAAACAtcagatttaattaatttagatattttaataaacacattaaatgaaataaatgatttgaaatttgtaattaattgttGTACAAATGTTATTATGTTTGATTATAAGCAGatgaaaaaattacttttatatgcAAGACAaagaattattgataatagtaAG GATAATATGAACATGATACAAAATGAACAATTAAATCTTCTTAGATCTATAAATACTGCCATTCATAAATTAGAAACTTTTGAAATACTTTATGAAACTTTAGTGGCTAATGAATATACAGCTGATCAAACTTTAAATGAATGGATACGATTTTCACGAGCTGATTTATTAGAAGAATGTAAAATTCGTTTGGATATG GGAGAACTCGAAGCAGCTGCTTTGATCTGGTCTAGACATTTACCggacatagaaaaaaatttatcaattgaaACTGTacaagatattttaaaaactATATCGGATAAAATTTCTCTAACAGTTCTATGGCCATGGTTATCAAATTTTGTACCAtccatattatctttattacctgaggtgataaatgatattattacttggggttgtaaaaaaataaaatctttggaaaattttcaatcCGAATTATGGCCACAAATAGGGATTGACTTTGCTACgaaatttttaactttgttaaaatttgataaaaattcaccattatatttttataaagaaaatatcaatgatagttcaacgtttaaattatttatgaatataattcaAGCCTTACACGATTTAAAACAATTGAAAATTGATCATAG GATAAAGATATCTATTAATTCTTACATCGGTGAACCAATAgatgtaatatatttgttattgaataaaataccTATTGAAGGTATTCACGAATTggtagaaaaatttttgaaacaaTATATACTTAATCATTCTTTAGAAAATGATCTCGTCTTTTCATCATACATtcaa aaacttatatataattcgaaaGATTGGTGGTCATGGGAAGAAGCTCCATGGGAGAGAagaatcgctattattatcatgtttatacataatatacag AATCGACTTAAGCTAACTctagaaatattaaagaaagcaTCTATTCCATGGAGTTCAACTATATCTCAGTTAGCAGAAATGAGTATAAAATTTGAACATCCTTTAtctacaaaaattaaaattgaacgtgattatataccaataaaatttatactgAAGAAATATGGCTACACAAACACTGGCATAAATGAT aaattaatattttttatcattaaacaaAATCGTAAAGAAATGTTAAATGATCTATACGAATTAACTaagaacaatttattattaagaaaaaaagcattttcttcttgcattaattattatttgacgCGAGG AAATTTTGAGATAACATTTCAAGTATTAAACAATTTGGAAGATGACATTGCCCTTTATTGCTATGAAcgaattgttaattatattgtttctAGTTTTACCTTAaag gaTATTCCTAAAtctattgaatattatttcgaatgcTTAAGTTGGATTAACACAAAATTACAAGATATGTTAACAAAATCTAAAATTcaacaatattattacaatggcattgtaaatagaattaatgctgttaaaaatttatatcaaattaagaaagaattcaatgttattattccacttgataaattatatattggaaagaatgaaatattacaGATTTGTATTACAAATTTGAGCCGTG agTTAAAGGCACAATCTTTATCTACTTTAACTGCATATAAAAAAGCTGTTAAACTTGCAAATATTCTAAAATTACCAAGATTAAAGATTATCTCTATATTATTACAAGATACAAAAAATCTTGAcatattaaaacatttaacAGG atttgAAAAATCTGATATTGACATAATGGCAAATGAGTGTAAATACGtgaaagatatatgtatattaacttTACACGATGCAAAATTAAATGCGGAAACtgcaaatattatcaaaaatttatgCGCGTCTGCATTAAACTGTTGTGATAGAG gTGAAATAGAATGTATACTCAAGTGTTATACTTCAGCAGAATTATATTCTAAATCTTTAGATAAACATTACACAAGTCCAATAGACGTAAGTTCTAAAGAAATCCATAAATCACAATggaaattatatacaatatataaagattttgCCATATCGTTGGATCCATCATTGTTGACCGTAATAGAAGATGTATTATCTCTTGTTATTGCATATGCAGATTTCAAAACTATGT CGTtccaagaaaaaacaattaaaaaagattggATAGAAGAGCAg aaaacaatagaaaaattgttgaataatctacttaagaaaataaatgaaattagcCTTGTACATAATGAGTATGCAgtatttaaaattgttaaaacaTTATACTtcagtttttgtttttcattaacgacaaaacaaaatatattaaatgaaatacaatCATTGTTATCACACATTATAAAAAGCTTATTGAAAAGAGTGATTAATGCTCCAAAATTTGATTTACAACTTGGTTTGTCCTGTCTTTTTATGTTATCCGATCAAGAAGCATCTAAATGGCTATCTACAACATCTAAAtc ATTACAAACAGATTACTCAAGACATGCTACGATTTCAATATTAGGTtacgaatatttttacttacaaAAAAATCAATCACTTCTGGAATCATTTAAATGGTATAAAATGTTACATTATTGGGCACAGAGATTGTCCGCTTATTCAATAACGTACAAAG agATTTTTATCAGTGATAATACAGAGAAAAGACAAATATTAACACGTTTAatgaattacaataataacaagattattcCATTGCTACAAGATTTCTGTGAATGTTTTGGATTTGATATAGACGATTGTTTGATACTTTAtttacaagtattattaaatacttgGAATCCTacatttacaatttctttttgtaatggGAAAAAGG AATTGCAAATTGCCCAAGACGAGATAAACAAATTAAGAACAAAATGTACTGTTGTGATCAAAAAAATTGTAGACAAGAGTACATTAAAGCAATGTGCTCGAAATATGTTGTCAGAA attaatttctatcattacgaagcatttattattttaatggatCTGATAGGAATAGGAACAAGTGAaacaagaaattatttttgttttttgcaaAATTATACGCGATATgg acAACCTACATTAATAGAACAAGAAGAATGGATGCGTCTCAATCCAGAATATAAATCATTACCTGCTATTGCAGAATATAGAATTCCTTTTTTACCAAAAATTGACATCTGGAAACTCATAA CATCtgaattaaatttgaaaacttATGAAAAATGGTTAACCATTGCATCTATTATCAAATTAGAACCACATATAATATGTTCTGTAGCTATAAAGGAGGAAGTTATACAAGAGTGGGGACCATTGAATAGCAAAAGAACTACAGAATGGTCACTTCATCCTAAGAACAATATCTTCCTTGAAAATGTATTGAAATGTATAGAACGAATGGGACCAAATGCATTATATTATGCAACTGCTGCACTATACTATGTTGTAAATTATACACCACCTG gtGCAGATCGAGTTGCCGCAATACAACAATGTTTTACATATGCGGAAACAGCAGTTCAACAATCTACAAGCTTCGAAGAAGATTTGTTAGAA aaaatacgatttaaatatttaagatttaCAGCTGAACATATTTTGCGAACACATGGTTTAGGAAAAGATACTTATATCTCATTGATTTCATATCCatctgaattaattaaaacattatatatggATGATAGTATACCATTAAGATATAAAAGTGCCATTGATCTTAGACCTGATATTAATTCGGCTGTTGATGCTTTAGGTCGTCTCTTTAATTTGAATTTAGTTAAATTGCGTTTTCAATTACTTCAAGAATGGTTACATACAGATTCTGAACAGATTAAATTCGATCAAAGTTTTACAGATGTACTTTCTAATTTGACACGTTCAGACATCAGTACAGTTTCTGATAATAATCTATGCAG agCTTGTTATATGCTTCAGCATGGAGATGTAAATTTATCAGTTCATCTTCTAATAGACATAGGTTTTGGTGAAAGtaatgaaaacgattataGCTATGAAATGCGATATAGAGCATTAGACGTTCTGCAATCTATTATAGATCCTACAACTTTACAGCAGCTAACTAAACGAGAAATAATTACTGTTAg GCAATATACAaaaactttaaaatatttaagtaaATTGGAAGCTTTAGGATTgggatataatataattacatttgaaACGAGTTCTAAAAATGAACTTGTACAAATGTTATTGAATACTCAATATTATTCACGACAagctttaattttaattattgaaatttgtacggattacgatataaatgattataacatTTGGGACAAATGTCTGACACAAATGGCTACATTACTTATG ATAAACGAATTAATGGAAATTTTACCACGGATACGTAATATGAGTATTGTTACAACATGCAAAGGATATAAATTAGCTTGGCAAGTTGTTATAGCTGAACCATTTAGTAAAATGGATATAACACCATCATTGGAACAAATAGATACTTGTATAATGGCCTTCTGTCTTTTATATTCGTGTCCTATTACATacgaattaaaattcaatgatattttaaattattgttttcaatGTCAACAGCCACATTTAGCAATTGCATTCTTACCATATTTAgatattgttgataaaaaGTATGTTTTCGATCGTATCCaatctttttcaaatattcaagatattatcgataatttgaaAGATTTATCATCAAAAGGGATACTTGGAATTCCATAT tgtattacaatattaaaacaaaatgtaaagaaagcagaatttaaataa